One Cucumis sativus cultivar 9930 chromosome 1, Cucumber_9930_V3, whole genome shotgun sequence DNA segment encodes these proteins:
- the LOC101210833 gene encoding histone H3.2 produces MARTKQTARKSTGGKAPRKQLATKAARKSAPATGGVKKPHRFRPGTVALREIRKYQKSTELLIRKLPFQRLVREIAQDFKTDLRFQSSAVAALQEAAEAYLVGLFEDTNLCAIHAKRVTIMPKDIQLARRIRGERA; encoded by the coding sequence ATGGCAAGAACAAAGCAAACAGCAAGAAAATCAACGGGAGGAAAGGCGCCAAGGAAGCAGCTAGCAACAAAGGCAGCGAGGAAGTCAGCTCCGGCGACCGGAGGAGTGAAGAAGCCGCATAGATTCCGTCCAGGGACGGTGGCACTGAGGGAAATCAGGAAGTACCAAAAGAGCACGGAGCTTCTAATAAGAAAGCTTCCGTTTCAAAGGCTGGTGAGGGAGATCGCTCAGGATTTCAAGACGGATCTCCGGTTTCAGAGCAGCGCGGTGGCGGCTCTTCAGGAGGCGGCGGAGGCGTATTTGGTAGGGTTGTTTGAGGATACAAATCTTTGTGCTATTCATGCAAAGAGAGTTACGATTATGCCTAAGGATATTCAATTGGCCAGGAGAATTAGAGGGGAGAGGGCTTGA
- the LOC101210592 gene encoding lysine-specific demethylase JMJ30 isoform X1 produces the protein MSSSEPKQTPSSFHFETPLLDAESHSLLHSISDHGGYAYVSMAALAAAGDSRAAEAAGEMAWEQLHSGPWHSVLPIWRDAYSMACLYMARFHFAGGDFKEALRVLDMGVIMGGPLFRNDLDSAIAKVSAEARSVRVLEDGRIDESSLGCQERNNEVAWNLPVKALTNTMIAKMSSLSLEGFLREYFQPGFPIIISDGMAHWPARTKWKNMDYLQKVAGGRTIPVEVGKNYLCPEWKQELITFSEFLSRIQSNDRSDDITYLAQHPLFDQINELRKDICIPDYCSVGGGELRSLNAWFGPPGTVTPLHHDPHHNILAQVLGKKYIRLYDASLSEELYPYTETMLCNSSQVDLDNIDEKAFPKVVDLEFVDCILEEGEMLYIPPKWWHYVRSLTTSFSVSFWWNNCDENSTSSSY, from the exons ATGTCTTCATCTGAACCCAAACAAACCCCTTCCTCATTCCATTTCGAAACCCCTCTTCTCGACGCTGAATCCCATTCCCTTCTTCACTCAATCTCCGACCACGGTGGCTATGCCTACGTCAGCATGGCGGCTCTTGCGGCTGCCGGAGACTCACGCGCTGCCGAGGCCGCCGGAGAGATGGCCTGGGAGCAACTTCACTCTGGCCCATGGCACTCTGTTCTCCCAATCTGGCGTGATGCCTACTCCATGGCTTGCCTCTACATGGCCAGGTTTCATTTTGCTGGTGGGGACTTTAAGGAGGCACTTAGGGTTTTGGATATGGGGGTCATCATGGGTGGTCCGCTTTTCAGAAATGATTTGGATTCTGCCATTGCTAAGGTCTCTGCTGAAGCCAGGAGTGTTAGGGTTTTGGAGGATGGTCGAATAGACGAGAGTTCGTTGGGTTGTCAGGAGCGTAATAACGAG GTTGCTTGGAATTTGCCTGTAAAGGCTCTCACTAATACGATGATTGCAAAGATGTCTTCTTTATCTCTGGAGGGATTCTTGCGTGAATATTTCCAACCAGGTTTCCCTATTATTATTAGTGATGGTATGGCTCATTGGCCAGCTAGGACCAAGTGGAAGAACATGGATTACCTGCAAAAGGTTGCCGGTGGCCGTACAATTCCAGTTGAG GTTGGGAAGAATTATCTATGTCCAGAATGGAAACAAGAGCTTATTACATTTTCCGAATTTCTTAGCAGGATTCAGTCCAATGATCGTTCGGATGATATTACATATCTTGCTCAACATCCATTATTTGACCAG ATAAATGAGCTCAGGAAGGACATTTGTATTCCTGATTATTGTTCTGTCGGCGGTGGAGAGTTAAGATCACTTAACGCTTGGTTTGGCCCACCTGGGACAGTAACGCCTTTGCACCATGATCCTCATCACAACATATTAGCTCAG GTTTTAGGCAAAAAGTACATTAGGCTTTATGATGCTTCATTGTCCGAGGAGCTTTACCCATACACTGAAACTATGCTTTGCAATTCGAGCCAG gtGGATCTAGACAACATAGACGAGAAAGCGTTTCCAAAGGTGGTGGACTTGGAATTTGTGGATTGCATTCTAGAGGAAGGTGAGATGCTTTACATCCCACCAAAATGGTGGCATTATGTTCGATCCTTAACAACTAGCTTTTCTGTTAGCTTTTGGTGGAACAATTGTGATGAAAATTCAACCTCTTCCTCATATTAA
- the LOC101210347 gene encoding ETHYLENE INSENSITIVE 3-like 3 protein isoform X2, protein MWKDRIKLKRIKEREKIAAQQAAEKQKPKQTSDQARRKKMSRAQDGILKYMLKLMEVCKARGFVYGIIPEKGKPVSGASDNIRAWWKEKVKFDKNGPAAITKYEAECLAKGEADGNGNGNSQSVLQDLQDATLGSLLSSLMQHCDPPQRKYPLEKGVPPPWWPSGNEDWWVKLGLSHGNSPPYKKPHDLKKMWKVGVLTAVIKHMSPDIAKIRRHVRQSKCLQDKMTAKESAIWLGVLSREESLIQQPSSDNGASGITETPVRGHVEKQAAASSESDYDVDLADDGVGSVSSKEDRRPRSVEVEPSSNLPNNSQPADGKEQGEKQRKRHRGGRIKPANRTLAPSQNAEEPSVEPRNTQLDINHSNVPLDRFEIPGNQQQQDIATALRPLEKDLDVQSEIPDPQLFNMFSAPSSDNVNIISTQSMFVDGRPLLYPVMQNSEMQHENAYNIYNPSVEYRSNFDVQHSQFVNEPQMRLEEGGVHIPTQHRNNETIAGELNYVKETFNAKQDRPVDPQFGSPINSLSLDYGAFNSPFHLGIDGASSFDDFLVDDDLIQYFGA, encoded by the coding sequence ATGTGGAAGGATAGGATCAAGCTTAAAAGGATtaaggaaagagagaagatTGCTGCACAACAGGCTGCGGAGAAGCAGAAGCCAAAGCAGACGTCCGACCAGGCTCGAAGGAAGAAGATGTCTAGAGCTCAAGATGGGATTCTTAAATATATGTTGAAACTGATGGAAGTATGCAAAGCTCGGGGATTTGTATATGGCATTATACCTGAAAAGGGGAAACCAGTTAGTGGTGCTTCTGATAACATTCGAGCTTGGTGGAaggaaaaagttaaatttgacAAGAATGGACCGGCTGCCATAACCAAGTATGAAGCAGAATGTCTTGCCAAAGGAGAGGCagatggaaatggaaatggtAATTCCCAGAGCGTTCTTCAAGACCTTCAGGATGCAACACTCGGGtctcttttgtcttctttgaTGCAACATTGTGATCCCCCTCAGCGGAAGTATCCTTTAGAAAAAGGGGTTCCTCCACCCTGGTGGCCCTCTGGGAATGAAGATTGGTGGGTAAAACTTGGGCTATCCCATGGCAATAGTCCTCCTTATAAGAAGCCACATGATTTGAAGAAGATGTGGAAAGTAGGAGTCTTAACAGCTGTAATAAAGCATATGTCACCCGACATTGCAAAGATAAGGAGACACGTACGGCAGTCAAAGTGCTTACAAGACAAAATGACGGCAAAGGAGAGTGCAATTTGGTTGGGAGTTTTAAGCCGAGAGGAATCTCTAATTCAGCAACCAAGTAGTGATAATGGAGCTTCTGGAATAACGGAGACACCAGTACGTGGTCATGTGGAAAAACAAGCTGCAGCAAGTAGTGAAAGTGACTATGATGTTGATCTTGCCGATGATGGTGTCGGCTCAGTTTCTTCTAAAGAGGATAGGAGACCTCGATCCGTGGAGGTGGAGCCATCCAGTAATCTACCCAATAATTCTCAACCTGCTGATGGAAAGGAGCAAGGtgaaaaacagagaaaaaggCATCGTGGTGGCAGGATAAAGCCTGCCAACCGAACACTGGCTCCCTCTCAGAACGCAGAAGAACCAAGTGTTGAACCAAGAAATACTCAACTTGATATTAACCATTCTAATGTACCGCTAGATAGATTTGAAATTCCAGGAAACCAACAACAACAGGACATTGCCACAGCTTTGAGGCCACTGGAGAAAGACTTAGATGTCCAATCAGAAATACCCGATCCCCAGTTGTTCAACATGTTCTCTGCACCATCGTCTGATAATGTCAATATAATTTCCACTCAGAGCATGTTTGTTGATGGAAGGCCTTTGTTGTATCCTGTTATGCAGAATTCTGAGATGCAACACGAAAATGcttacaatatttataaccCATCGGTGGAATATAGATCCAATTTTGATGTGCAGCATTCTCAATTTGTAAATGAGCCTCAAATGAGACTGGAGGAAGGAGGAGTACATATTCCAACACAACATAGAAACAATGAGACTATAGCAGGAGAATTAAACTATGTAAAAGAAACGTTCAACGCCAAACAAGATAGGCCTGTTGATCCACAGTTTGGATCACCAATCAACAGTCTATCATTAGATTATGGAGCATTTAACAGTCCGTTCCATCTTGGAATCGATGGTGCAAGCTCATTTGATGACTTTTTGGTTGACGACGATTTGATTCAATACTTCGGAGCCTAA
- the LOC101210347 gene encoding ETHYLENE INSENSITIVE 3-like 3 protein isoform X1: protein MENIMMVDDALGDCSDMEVDDIRCDNIAEKDVSDEEIDAEDLERRMWKDRIKLKRIKEREKIAAQQAAEKQKPKQTSDQARRKKMSRAQDGILKYMLKLMEVCKARGFVYGIIPEKGKPVSGASDNIRAWWKEKVKFDKNGPAAITKYEAECLAKGEADGNGNGNSQSVLQDLQDATLGSLLSSLMQHCDPPQRKYPLEKGVPPPWWPSGNEDWWVKLGLSHGNSPPYKKPHDLKKMWKVGVLTAVIKHMSPDIAKIRRHVRQSKCLQDKMTAKESAIWLGVLSREESLIQQPSSDNGASGITETPVRGHVEKQAAASSESDYDVDLADDGVGSVSSKEDRRPRSVEVEPSSNLPNNSQPADGKEQGEKQRKRHRGGRIKPANRTLAPSQNAEEPSVEPRNTQLDINHSNVPLDRFEIPGNQQQQDIATALRPLEKDLDVQSEIPDPQLFNMFSAPSSDNVNIISTQSMFVDGRPLLYPVMQNSEMQHENAYNIYNPSVEYRSNFDVQHSQFVNEPQMRLEEGGVHIPTQHRNNETIAGELNYVKETFNAKQDRPVDPQFGSPINSLSLDYGAFNSPFHLGIDGASSFDDFLVDDDLIQYFGA from the coding sequence ATGGAGAATATTATGATGGTTGATGATGCTTTGGGAGACTGTTCGGATATGGAAGTTGATGATATAAGGTGTGACAATATTGCAGAGAAGGATGTTAGTGATGAAGAAATCGATGCAGAGGATTTGGAGAGGCGTATGTGGAAGGATAGGATCAAGCTTAAAAGGATtaaggaaagagagaagatTGCTGCACAACAGGCTGCGGAGAAGCAGAAGCCAAAGCAGACGTCCGACCAGGCTCGAAGGAAGAAGATGTCTAGAGCTCAAGATGGGATTCTTAAATATATGTTGAAACTGATGGAAGTATGCAAAGCTCGGGGATTTGTATATGGCATTATACCTGAAAAGGGGAAACCAGTTAGTGGTGCTTCTGATAACATTCGAGCTTGGTGGAaggaaaaagttaaatttgacAAGAATGGACCGGCTGCCATAACCAAGTATGAAGCAGAATGTCTTGCCAAAGGAGAGGCagatggaaatggaaatggtAATTCCCAGAGCGTTCTTCAAGACCTTCAGGATGCAACACTCGGGtctcttttgtcttctttgaTGCAACATTGTGATCCCCCTCAGCGGAAGTATCCTTTAGAAAAAGGGGTTCCTCCACCCTGGTGGCCCTCTGGGAATGAAGATTGGTGGGTAAAACTTGGGCTATCCCATGGCAATAGTCCTCCTTATAAGAAGCCACATGATTTGAAGAAGATGTGGAAAGTAGGAGTCTTAACAGCTGTAATAAAGCATATGTCACCCGACATTGCAAAGATAAGGAGACACGTACGGCAGTCAAAGTGCTTACAAGACAAAATGACGGCAAAGGAGAGTGCAATTTGGTTGGGAGTTTTAAGCCGAGAGGAATCTCTAATTCAGCAACCAAGTAGTGATAATGGAGCTTCTGGAATAACGGAGACACCAGTACGTGGTCATGTGGAAAAACAAGCTGCAGCAAGTAGTGAAAGTGACTATGATGTTGATCTTGCCGATGATGGTGTCGGCTCAGTTTCTTCTAAAGAGGATAGGAGACCTCGATCCGTGGAGGTGGAGCCATCCAGTAATCTACCCAATAATTCTCAACCTGCTGATGGAAAGGAGCAAGGtgaaaaacagagaaaaaggCATCGTGGTGGCAGGATAAAGCCTGCCAACCGAACACTGGCTCCCTCTCAGAACGCAGAAGAACCAAGTGTTGAACCAAGAAATACTCAACTTGATATTAACCATTCTAATGTACCGCTAGATAGATTTGAAATTCCAGGAAACCAACAACAACAGGACATTGCCACAGCTTTGAGGCCACTGGAGAAAGACTTAGATGTCCAATCAGAAATACCCGATCCCCAGTTGTTCAACATGTTCTCTGCACCATCGTCTGATAATGTCAATATAATTTCCACTCAGAGCATGTTTGTTGATGGAAGGCCTTTGTTGTATCCTGTTATGCAGAATTCTGAGATGCAACACGAAAATGcttacaatatttataaccCATCGGTGGAATATAGATCCAATTTTGATGTGCAGCATTCTCAATTTGTAAATGAGCCTCAAATGAGACTGGAGGAAGGAGGAGTACATATTCCAACACAACATAGAAACAATGAGACTATAGCAGGAGAATTAAACTATGTAAAAGAAACGTTCAACGCCAAACAAGATAGGCCTGTTGATCCACAGTTTGGATCACCAATCAACAGTCTATCATTAGATTATGGAGCATTTAACAGTCCGTTCCATCTTGGAATCGATGGTGCAAGCTCATTTGATGACTTTTTGGTTGACGACGATTTGATTCAATACTTCGGAGCCTAA
- the LOC101210592 gene encoding lysine-specific demethylase JMJ30 isoform X2, translated as MSSSEPKQTPSSFHFETPLLDAESHSLLHSISDHGGYAYVSMAALAAAGDSRAAEAAGEMAWEQLHSGPWHSVLPIWRDAYSMACLYMARFHFAGGDFKEALRVLDMGVIMGGPLFRNDLDSAIAKVSAEARSVRVLEDGRIDESSLGCQERNNEVAWNLPVKALTNTMIAKMSSLSLEGFLREYFQPGFPIIISDGMAHWPARTKWKNMDYLQKVAGGRTIPVEVGKNYLCPEWKQELITFSEFLSRIQSNDRSDDITYLAQHPLFDQINELRKDICIPDYCSVGGGELRSLNAWFGPPGTVTPLHHDPHHNILAQEKRRKMRWEVK; from the exons ATGTCTTCATCTGAACCCAAACAAACCCCTTCCTCATTCCATTTCGAAACCCCTCTTCTCGACGCTGAATCCCATTCCCTTCTTCACTCAATCTCCGACCACGGTGGCTATGCCTACGTCAGCATGGCGGCTCTTGCGGCTGCCGGAGACTCACGCGCTGCCGAGGCCGCCGGAGAGATGGCCTGGGAGCAACTTCACTCTGGCCCATGGCACTCTGTTCTCCCAATCTGGCGTGATGCCTACTCCATGGCTTGCCTCTACATGGCCAGGTTTCATTTTGCTGGTGGGGACTTTAAGGAGGCACTTAGGGTTTTGGATATGGGGGTCATCATGGGTGGTCCGCTTTTCAGAAATGATTTGGATTCTGCCATTGCTAAGGTCTCTGCTGAAGCCAGGAGTGTTAGGGTTTTGGAGGATGGTCGAATAGACGAGAGTTCGTTGGGTTGTCAGGAGCGTAATAACGAG GTTGCTTGGAATTTGCCTGTAAAGGCTCTCACTAATACGATGATTGCAAAGATGTCTTCTTTATCTCTGGAGGGATTCTTGCGTGAATATTTCCAACCAGGTTTCCCTATTATTATTAGTGATGGTATGGCTCATTGGCCAGCTAGGACCAAGTGGAAGAACATGGATTACCTGCAAAAGGTTGCCGGTGGCCGTACAATTCCAGTTGAG GTTGGGAAGAATTATCTATGTCCAGAATGGAAACAAGAGCTTATTACATTTTCCGAATTTCTTAGCAGGATTCAGTCCAATGATCGTTCGGATGATATTACATATCTTGCTCAACATCCATTATTTGACCAG ATAAATGAGCTCAGGAAGGACATTTGTATTCCTGATTATTGTTCTGTCGGCGGTGGAGAGTTAAGATCACTTAACGCTTGGTTTGGCCCACCTGGGACAGTAACGCCTTTGCACCATGATCCTCATCACAACATATTAGCTCAG GAAAAACGAAGGAAAATGAGATGGGAGGTCAAGTGA
- the LOC101212547 gene encoding pentatricopeptide repeat-containing protein At5g66520: MVRCDFLLSSCKSFRQIKQVHARLITTGLILHPIPTNKLLKQLSSIFAPISYAHMVFDHFPQPDLFLYNTIIKVLAFSTTSSADSFTKFRSLIREERLVPNQYSFAFAFKGCGSGVGVLEGEQVRVHAIKLGLENNLFVTNALIGMYVNLDFVVDARKVFDWSPNRDMYSWNIMLSGYARLGKMDEARQLFDEMPEKDVVSWTTMISGCLQVGYFMEALDIFHNMLAKGMSPNEYTLASSLAACANLVALDQGRWMHVYIKKNNIQMNERLLAGLIDMYAKCGELEFASKLFNSNPRLKRKVWPWNAMIGGFAVHGKSKEAIEVFEQMKIEKVSPNKVTFVALLNACSHGNRVEEGRYYFESMASHYRVKPELEHYGCLVDLLGRAGRLKEAEEIISSMHLTPDVAIWGALLSACKIHKDAEMGERVGKIVKELDPNHLGCHVLLANIYSLTGNWNEARTLREKIAESGKKKTPGCSSIELNGMFHQFLVGDRSHPQTKQLYLFLDEMITKLKIAGYIPESGEVLLDIDDNEDRETALLKHSEKLAIAFGLMNTTPKTPIRIVKNLRVCSDCHLAIKFISKVYDREIIVRDRIRYHHFKDGTCSCNDYW, from the exons ATGGTACGATGCGACTTTTTACTCAGTTCCTGCAAATCATTTCGCCAAATCAAACAAGTTCACGCCCGATTGATCACCACCGGCCTTATTCTACACCCAATCCCCACTAATAAACTCCTTAAACAACTTTCCTCAATATTCGCTCCAATTTCCTATGCCCACATGGTGTTCGACCATTTTCCTCAACCAGATCTCTTCCTCTACAACACCATTATCAAGGTCCTGGCATTTTCAACCACTTCTTCTGCTGATTCTTTCACGAAGTTTCGTTCTTTAATCCGCGAAGAAAGGTTAGTGCCCAATCAGTATTCGTTTGCATTTGCCTTCAAGGGCTGTGGCAGTGGTGTTGGGGTTCTGGAAGGGGAGCAAGTTCGTGTTCATGCTATTAAACTTGGTCTGGAAAACAATCTGTTTGTGACGAATGCGTTGATTGGGATGTATGtgaatttggattttgttGTGGATGCTAGAAAGGTGTTTGATTGGAGTCCCAATAGAGATATGTATTCCTGGAATATCATGCTTAGTGGGTATGCGAGATTGGGGAAAATGGATGAAGCTCGGCaactgtttgatgaaatgcctgAAAAAGATGTTGTGTCGTGGACAACAATGATTTCTGGTTGTCTTCAG GTTGGTTATTTCATGGAAGCTTTGGATATCTTCCACAACATGCTGGCAAAAGGGATGAGCCCAAACGAGTACACATTAGCCAGTTCCCTTGCTGCCTGTGCTAATCTTGTGGCATTGGATCAAGGAAGATGGATGCAcgtttatattaaaaagaacaatattCAGATGAATGAGCGGTTGCTGGCTGGACTGATTGACATGTATGCAAAATGTGGAGAGTTAGAGTTCGCATCAAAGCTTTTCAACAGTAATCCACGGTTGAAGCGAAAGGTTTGGCCTTGGAATGCCATGATTGGTGGGTTTGCTGTGCATGGAAAATCTAAGGAAGCAATTGAGGTTTTTGAACAAATGAAGATAGAAAAAGTTTCTCCCAACAAAGTTACATTTGTTGCTTTGTTAAATGCTTGTAGTCATGGTAATAGAGTTGAGGAAGGAAGATACTATTTTGAATCAATGGCGAGTCATTACAGAGTCAAACCTGAGTTAGAGCATTACGGCTGTTTGGTCGATCTACTAGGACGTGCTGGGCGCTTGAAGGAAGCTGAAGAGATCATATCAAGTATGCATTTGACACCGGATGTCGCTATATGGGGTGCATTGCTTAGTGCTTGCAAAATTCATAAGGATGCTGAAATGGGAGAGAGAGTTgggaaaattgttaaagaGTTGGATCCTAACCATCTGGGCTGCCATGTTCTATTagcaaatatatattctttgaCTGGGAATTGGAATGAAGCAAGAACATTAAGGGAGAAAATTGCAGAAagtgggaaaaagaaaactccgGGTTGCAGCTCCATCGAGTTGAATGGGATGTTCCATCAATTTCTCGTCGGTGATCGGTCTCATCCTCAAACAAAACAACTCTATTTGTTCTTAGACGAGATGATCACCAAGTTGAAGATTGCTGGTTACATCCCTGAATCCGGAGAAGTTTTGCTTGACATCGACGACAATGAAGACAGAGAAACAGCTTTGTTAAAGCACAGTGAGAAGTTAGCCATTGCCTTTGGGTTGATGAATACAACACCCAAAACCCCGATTCGTATTGTGAAGAACTTGAGAGTATGTAGTGACTGTCATCTAGCGATAAAGTTCATTTCAAAGGTATACGACAGAGAGATTATCGTTAGGGATCGAATTCGATATCACCATTTTAAAGATGGAACTTGTTCGTGTAACGATTATTGGTAA